A DNA window from Vagococcus penaei contains the following coding sequences:
- a CDS encoding sigma-54-dependent Fis family transcriptional regulator, translated as MMTLTKDIWFNFVQTNSPKKLDIPSHILESWQYCHENQVNPYSEKGFEKISIPKLNNLRHELSYVIDLVKFEIKQFSEFFHHHQPLFILTDKLGIVIWRTGNHETTDLANQIRFLDGSIWTEKAVGTNAIGITLRTKESAVVRKYEHYAQASHPFVCQSVPINDAEGELIGCLNISTPQEQIDSQMTVMALQMIAKSVHEKLKQQQRRQLVDDLLDLLPTTYQQGIICNKDQKIVSLSSDWSLRLDDWYLKSIAHFKAQCLDELIRTPLTREQKIVGYFYQIKPKTRVQEIDYVSFGIPSKNAAYQDFLNQLLRTATSQLPIHIFGETGSGKEVSAKTIHYNSPVKKQSLVAVNCGALSENLLESELFGYAPGAFTGANQEGYIGKIRQADQGTLFLDEVDSMSPRMQVSLLRVLEDKQVTPLGGTESYTVNFRLITASNKDLKKLVTEGSFREDLFYRLYVFPLSLPPLRQRLEDMDGLIDYFCKEHNWFPNWLGIVRQEVKKNHWPGNIREFLNFLERLYLFYPDNAPTVTDIQKLIQSGSVNYCHKVEVKKELLTEKEQIEQALLKTNFHMTETAKTLGMARSTLYRKLDKYQIVIKK; from the coding sequence ATGATGACGTTAACAAAAGATATTTGGTTCAACTTTGTACAAACTAATAGTCCTAAAAAGTTAGATATTCCAAGTCATATTTTGGAATCTTGGCAATATTGTCACGAAAATCAAGTCAACCCATATTCGGAAAAAGGTTTCGAAAAAATTTCGATTCCCAAACTAAATAATTTAAGACACGAGTTATCTTATGTCATTGACTTGGTCAAATTTGAGATTAAGCAATTTTCTGAGTTTTTTCATCACCATCAACCACTGTTTATACTAACAGATAAACTTGGAATCGTTATTTGGCGTACAGGTAATCATGAAACGACAGATTTAGCTAATCAAATTCGTTTTTTAGATGGTAGCATTTGGACGGAAAAGGCAGTTGGTACCAATGCAATTGGCATCACTTTACGAACGAAAGAAAGTGCAGTTGTACGCAAATATGAACACTATGCGCAAGCATCACATCCTTTTGTTTGTCAATCAGTTCCGATTAATGATGCAGAAGGTGAATTAATCGGATGCTTAAATATCTCTACTCCCCAAGAACAAATTGATAGTCAAATGACAGTCATGGCATTACAAATGATTGCAAAGAGTGTCCATGAGAAATTGAAGCAACAGCAACGTCGTCAATTAGTGGATGACTTACTAGACTTACTACCGACAACTTATCAACAAGGTATTATCTGTAATAAGGATCAAAAAATTGTGTCGTTGTCATCTGATTGGTCTCTAAGATTAGATGATTGGTACTTAAAATCAATTGCCCACTTTAAGGCTCAATGTTTAGATGAATTAATTCGGACACCATTGACACGTGAGCAAAAAATTGTTGGTTACTTTTATCAAATTAAACCTAAAACTCGTGTGCAAGAAATTGACTATGTTTCTTTTGGAATACCCTCAAAAAATGCTGCTTATCAAGACTTTTTAAATCAGTTACTACGGACTGCAACCTCACAGTTACCTATTCATATTTTTGGTGAGACTGGTAGTGGTAAAGAAGTGTCAGCAAAGACAATTCATTACAATAGTCCAGTTAAAAAGCAATCGTTAGTAGCAGTTAACTGTGGTGCTTTGAGTGAAAATTTGTTAGAAAGTGAGTTGTTCGGTTATGCACCAGGGGCTTTTACTGGTGCTAATCAAGAGGGATATATTGGGAAAATTCGCCAAGCAGACCAAGGAACACTATTTCTAGATGAGGTAGATAGTATGTCACCACGAATGCAAGTTTCCCTTTTACGTGTGCTTGAGGATAAACAAGTAACACCTTTGGGAGGAACCGAGTCGTATACAGTTAATTTTCGTTTAATTACAGCAAGTAATAAAGATTTAAAAAAATTAGTTACTGAGGGGTCATTTAGAGAAGATTTATTTTATCGCTTGTACGTATTTCCGCTATCTTTGCCACCATTACGTCAACGCTTGGAAGATATGGATGGATTAATTGATTATTTCTGTAAAGAACATAATTGGTTTCCAAATTGGCTAGGCATTGTCCGACAAGAAGTTAAAAAGAATCATTGGCCTGGAAATATTCGCGAGTTTTTAAATTTTTTAGAACGCCTTTATCTCTTTTATCCAGACAATGCGCCAACAGTGACCGATATCCAAAAACTTATTCAATCTGGTTCAGTTAATTATTGTCACAAAGTAGAAGTAAAAAAAGAGCTATTAACTGAAAAAGAACAGATAGAACAAGCGTTGCTAAAGACTAATTTTCATATGACAGAAACAGCTAAGACATTAGGAATGGCAAGAAGCACCCTATATCGAAAGTTAGATAAATATCAAATAGTGATTAAAAAATAA
- the whiA gene encoding DNA-binding protein WhiA translates to MSFASDVKKELTTLEVHKEHAKAELAALIRMNGAVSLVNRQFVLNIQTENAAIARRIFSLLKDHYQVTSELLVRRKMKLKKNNVYIVRLKQETQPILTDLEIMDNLMFNTRVSSEIMGNEQKMRSYLRGAFLAGGSVNNPETSRYHLEIYSMYEDQCVDLCEMLQFYGLNGRISERRNGFITYLKGAEEIADFLVLIGATNAMLKFEDVRIVRDLRNSVNRLMNCENANMNKTADAAKRQIQNIELIAKKVGLEALPEKLREVAELRVEHPEISLKELGEMLPSGAISKSGINHRMRKINEFADKLTV, encoded by the coding sequence AGAACTGACCACATTGGAAGTTCACAAAGAGCATGCTAAAGCTGAATTAGCAGCATTAATTCGAATGAATGGTGCTGTTTCATTGGTAAATCGACAGTTTGTACTTAATATTCAAACAGAAAACGCAGCGATTGCTAGACGTATTTTTAGTTTGCTAAAAGATCATTATCAAGTCACGAGTGAATTGTTGGTTCGTCGTAAAATGAAACTTAAAAAAAATAATGTTTACATTGTGCGTTTAAAACAAGAGACACAACCCATTTTGACCGATTTAGAGATTATGGATAATCTGATGTTCAATACACGAGTTAGCTCAGAGATTATGGGTAATGAGCAAAAGATGCGTTCGTATCTACGTGGTGCCTTTTTAGCAGGTGGCTCAGTTAATAATCCAGAAACTAGTCGCTACCATTTAGAAATTTATTCCATGTATGAAGATCAATGTGTCGATTTATGTGAAATGTTACAATTTTATGGACTGAATGGGCGGATTTCAGAACGACGTAATGGATTTATTACTTATTTAAAAGGTGCTGAGGAAATTGCGGATTTTTTAGTTTTAATTGGAGCAACAAATGCGATGTTAAAGTTCGAAGATGTCCGAATTGTTAGAGATTTACGTAATTCAGTAAATCGTTTAATGAATTGTGAGAATGCTAATATGAATAAGACAGCAGATGCAGCTAAACGACAGATTCAAAATATTGAATTAATTGCTAAAAAAGTTGGATTAGAAGCTCTACCTGAAAAATTACGTGAAGTGGCTGAATTACGCGTTGAACATCCTGAAATTAGTCTAAAAGAATTAGGTGAAATGTTGCCCTCTGGTGCCATTTCAAAATCAGGAATTAATCATCGAATGCGTAAGATTAATGAATTTGCAGACAAGTTAACAGTTTAA